The Neodiprion virginianus isolate iyNeoVirg1 chromosome 5, iyNeoVirg1.1, whole genome shotgun sequence genome contains a region encoding:
- the LOC124305555 gene encoding uncharacterized protein LOC124305555, whose protein sequence is MTIDEYIERQTDLFMRICRTLENLRKLGEAKTTLGQVQSRLDALNSNWLKFQDMHETVDQIRSAAKGDQLDAIKRLSYFAKDYYGQCEEQYLNAKGEILDLLGTLKTLSAPIVPTAVAPQLTTGGASKRLPRIELPTFSGNYSDWKSFHDLFTSIVRENSQLSEVEKLHYLKTSLTDEPS, encoded by the coding sequence ATGACGATCGACGAATACATTGAACGTCAAACCGATCTCTTCATGCGCATCTGTCGCACTCTCGAAAACTTGCGCAAGCTCGGTGAAGCAAAAACAACCCTCGGGCAAGTGCAATCGCGATTAGAtgctttaaattcaaattggctGAAGTTCCAAGACATGCACGAGACAGTCGATCAAATTAGAAGCGCAGCAAAAGGTGATCAACTCGACGCTATCAAAAGACTTTCGTATTTCGCGAAAGACTATTACGGACAGTGCGAAGAGCAATACTTAAACGCGAAGGGAGAGATACTCGATCTACTCGGAACTCTCAAGACTCTATCGGCACCGATCGTGCCAACAGCCGTAGCCCCCCAACTCACAACTGGAGGAGCCTCAAAACGGCTACCACGCATCGAATTGCCTACGTTCTCGGGCAATTACTCAGACTGGAAGTCTTTTCACGACCTCTTCACATCAATCGTTCGCGAAAATTCGCAACTCTCGGAAGTGGAAAAACTGCACTACCTAAAAACAAGTCTTACCGATGAACCGTCATAA